In Penaeus chinensis breed Huanghai No. 1 chromosome 26, ASM1920278v2, whole genome shotgun sequence, a single genomic region encodes these proteins:
- the LOC125039163 gene encoding oplophorus-luciferin 2-monooxygenase non-catalytic subunit-like, which yields MPFLFVLIALALASVHEGCAGLLPEEPNSRDLPCPNAGDILPCVCDVDEAYQMVMHCTYVEEGELARVFSADFPFKHFREIEIRHSYALTILQEGDFGEVSFEEIFTDFTGLTEVQERTFSHSYSTMTTIKLDNNHISKFPFGEIPSFPSLRELYLYGNDLRQFPVLKSDSLVTVSLSFNPIGEIPINGFKDIPYIEDFYFQGNNLQHIYTGTFSGLSNLRRIDLLKNNLRNVQEGAFETSSTSFRELVLTSCNISSIERHAITGLKGGSLWLDGNALTSLEEDVFRPLFNEVHLIYLAGNPLSCSCDIAWLVQKPSLMARVADDAACSNGQLLADLDPAMFDALC from the exons ATGCCTTTCCTTTTCGTTCTGATTGCCTTGGCTCTCGCGAGTGTGCACGAAGGATGCGCTGGCCTTTTGCCGGAAGAACCTAATTCCCGTGACCTTCCTTGTCCCAACGCGGGAGATATCCTTCCCTGCGTGTGTGACGTTGACGAGGCCTATCAGATGGTCATGCACTGTACGTACGTGGAGGAAGGAGAGCTGGCTAGGGTCTTCTCAGCGGATTTCCCCTTCAAGCACTTCAGGGAGATCGAAATAAGACATAGCTACGCCCTGACAATCCTGCAGGAGGGGGACTTCGGCGAGGTGTCCTTCGAGGAGATATTCACCGATTTCACAGGCCTGACGGAGGTGCAGGAGAGAACCTTCTCCCACAGTTACTCGACAATGACTACGATAAAGTTGGACAATAACCATATATCAAAATTTCCTTTTGGTGAGATCCCCTCGTTTCCGTCTCTAAGAGAATTATATCTCTATGGTAACGACCTCCGCCAGTTTCCGGTGCTGAAGTCTGACTCTCTTGTAACAGTTTCCCTGAGTTTCAACCCAATAGGCGAGATACCAATTAACGGCTTCAAAGACATCCCGTATATCGAAGACTTCTACTTCCAAGGGAACAATCTGCAGCATATCTACACAG GCACCTTTTCCGGCCTTTCGAACCTGCGCAGAATCGACCTTTTGAAAAACAACCTCAGAAACGTCCAAGAAGGGGCCTTTGAGACATCCAGCACCTCGTTTCGAGAACTCGTTTTGACGTCGTGTAATATTAGCAGCATTGAACGGCATGCCATCACAG GTCTGAAGGGCGGTTCCCTCTGGCTCGATGGCAACGCCCTGACCAGCCTCGAGGAAGACGTGTTCCGGCCGCTGTTCAACGAGGTGCACTTGATCTATCTCGCAG GAAATCCCCTGAGTTGCAGTTGCGACATCGCGTGGCTCGTCCAAAAACCCAGCCTCATGGCCCGTGTTGCAGACGACGCCGCTTGCAGCAATGGACAGCTGTTGGCAGACCTCGACCCGGCCATGTTCGACGCCCTCTGCTAA